In Rutidosis leptorrhynchoides isolate AG116_Rl617_1_P2 chromosome 2, CSIRO_AGI_Rlap_v1, whole genome shotgun sequence, one genomic interval encodes:
- the LOC139887937 gene encoding uncharacterized protein At1g01500-like, with translation MGLQLINNTMDTRFENGHLNGNGYGNGYHVSRHNSYHPVAKVTLAWLDIRVFYIRISKCDINNESTPEYLTLNHVPLNRDTLLEVNGVRISIYSDGVSTHLRRDRLDKKSEEVTFVSTDSFRTTGSVKFEVFDKDVLLVSGVLDMCHSNGVNSESSECVSVWRMKCETDMVSGNGLLKGKCNKGLEMGPPSIEVCLAGSFSGSPIILTKSLQVSFRKKQTRKGVLEAIPENETMVNREEGSSSCLSLKVVDYPHYTPEHEYCSPYSGMEYDEGEDGELSWFNAGVRVGVGIGMSVCLGIGIGVGLLVRTYHGTTRNLTRRLL, from the exons ATGGGCCTTCAACTTATAAACAACACCATGGACACTCGTTTCGAAAACGGGCACCTTAATGGCAACGGTTATGGCAACGGCTACCACGTGTCAAGACACAATTCATACCATCCGGTCGCAAAGGTAACATTAGCTTGGTTAGATATAAGAGTTTTCTACATTAGAATTAGCAAATGTGACATAAACAATGAATCCACCCCTGAATATCTCACACTTAACCATGTCCCACTTAACCGGGATACTTTACTTGAAGTTAACGGCGTTAGGATAAGCATATACTCCGATGGCGTATCAACCCATTTACGACGTGACCGTTTAGACAAAAAGTCCGAGGAAGTTACATTTGTTAGTACGGATAGTTTTAGAACAACAGGAAGTGTTAAGTTTGAGGTTTTCGATAAGGATGTTTTGTTAGTTTCTGGTGTGCTTGATATGTGTCATAGTAATGGAGTTAATAGTGAATCGAGTGAGTGTGTTTCTGTTTGGAGAATGAAATGTGAAACGGATATGGTTTCTGGAAACGGGTTGTTAAAAGGTAAATGTAATAAGGGTCTTGAAATGGGTCCACCGTCGATTGAGGTTTGTTTGGCGGGTAGTTTTTCGGGTAGTCCGATAATATTGACGAAAAGTTTACAAGTTAGCTTTCGAAAGAAGCAAACGAGGAAGGGTGTGCTTGAAGCTATTCCGGAAAATGAGACAATGGTGAATAGAGAAGAGGGTTCATCATCCTGTCTTTCTTTGAAG GTCGTGGATTACCCACACTACACGCCGGAGCACGAGTACTGTAGTCCTTACTCCGGGATGGAATACGATGAAGGTGAAGATGGCGAACTATCATGGTTTAATGCGGGTGTGAGAGTGGGTGTCGGGATTGGTATGAGCGTTTGTCTTGGCATTGGTATCGGCGTTGGGCTACTAGTCCGAACATATCATGGTACAACTAGAAACCTCACAAGGCGACTTCTTTAA